The following are from one region of the Nicotiana tomentosiformis chromosome 7, ASM39032v3, whole genome shotgun sequence genome:
- the LOC138895595 gene encoding uncharacterized protein codes for MKYQNLLQSLARFLASQPIKIFTQLLVSVSLFSFLFSYSSSNYFSFFTHSLKFSCSAFPFQLLSHATDKNYVFLICNGIFLVLLAKTSSEEKEEEEEEENGFLNELQEAEPLCIGAQASYLKTSNEHAIHEDKEVRIQLSKSLNVENTNSAVVEYNKKEATSKEEGGFGGEECCRTYNIVEADYNNYEENEMESHENGFLMEDVEVVEEEENDEPMSKLSTEELNKKFEEFIRRMKEEIRIEARQQLILVK; via the coding sequence atgAAGTACCAAAACTTATTACAAAGCTTGGCCAGATTTTTGGCATCTCAGCCTATCAAGATATTCACTCAATTACTAGTTTCAGTTTCTTTATTTTCATTCCTATTTTCTTACTCATCATCTAATTACTTCTCCTTCTTCACCCATTCATTAAAATTCTCATGTTCTGCATTTCCTTTTCAACTTCTAAGCCATGCTACGGACAAAAACTACGTGTTTTTAATATGCAATGGTATATTTTTGGTGCTCCTTGCTAAGACTTCGAGcgaggagaaggaggaggaggaagaagaagaaaatggatTCTTGAACGAATTGCAAGAAGCCGAACCTCTATGTATTGGTGCTCAAGCCTCGTATTTAAAAACATCAAATGAACATGCAATACATGAAGATAAGGAAGTGAGGATACAACTCAGTAAGTCTCTAAACGTTGAAAACACAAACTCGGCAGTCGTGGAATATAATAAGAAAGAGGCAACGTCAAAGGAAGAAGGTGGTTTTGGAGGCGAAgaatgttgtagaacttacaataTAGTAGAGGCAGATTATAATAATTATGAAGAAAATGAAATGGAGTCTCATGAGAATGGATTTTTAATGGAAGACGTAGAagtagtagaagaagaagaaaatgatgagcCAATGAGTAAGTTGAGCACGGAGGAACTGAACAAGAAATTTGAAGAATTCATAAGAAGAATGAAGGAAGAAATTAGGATTGAAGCTCGCCAACAATTAATCCTCGTAAAGTAA